The genomic DNA gttttatttactgCTTTATATATTTGGACTGGCTATCTCAATGCCACAACTCCACCAGTCATTATCAGGTACTGAAACTTATTTGGTTATTTATATAATTCTATctcacaattttaaaaatttctgtgaatGAATCACTCAacagaatatattttaacttgTTACTGGTTTGTAAAGAAAAGTAGAAACTCAAATCTAAGTTGGACAATGCAGTCTGACAGTAGTATTATTTTAAGTTCATATTAAACATAATCCTTTacataattaaataaaacataattatTTAAAAGTTTAGTGTAATAATATTGCTGGCTGAGTCTATGTATAtgatgattttaattttgtattagGGCCAGCATTCCCATTGCAAAGTTGCCTGCTTCGATGAATGGGACAAAGATTGCTCTTTTATCGGATATTCATCTTGGCCCTACTGTTGGATTTTCAATGATGGAAAATGCAGTAAAGATTACAAATTCAATTAAACCAGGTGAGGTCATTATTTTCATGTGATTgattaaataacaataaaagatTATAATTTTGGGCTTTTGTATTTTTCGTGAATCACCATTCATTAAATTCTCTTTTTTATTCACAGATATTGTTGTTCTTGCTGGGGATTTAACAGATGGCACAGTGGAAGAACTGAGAGAGGCAGCCTTACCACTGAAAGATCTTGATGCACCCAGTGGATCATTTTTTGTTACTGGTGTGTTAACAATTTCTACAATATATCATAATGTAGTGCTAAAAATCATATCTTGAATTGTTGAGTTTGTGTGCTTTGCCTGGATATGATGGATGTGACATGCTTTCTGTTATAAAATTGGTGTATTTCAAATTGACATATTTCTCAATCATAAAATGAGTTTTTCAGTCATTTTGCCACATATTAATACTAGGGGACATCTAACGAAAATCTTTTGTACTGTTTTGCTGACAACTCTTTCTTGCACATATGTGGGGAAATTGAGCACAGATATAAATTTTACATAATAATTTTCATATGGCATAACTTAAAAAAATGAGACTTAAAGGAGACTGAGTTGGACAGGTAAGCAATGCAATTAAGATCTTGAGATTAAACTGAAGTTGCTACTCGACACTCAGTAAACTAATGAttgggacttgggaaatatctGCAAAGATTTTTTTGCGTTTAATAAGCATATTAACGTGGCCTGATTTTTGTCGGGATAAATCTTGAGTACCGGTAATACATTGAAAAGTCCAAACTGTTATTTTTACCAGTAATTTCAAATGGCTATCAAAATGTATCTTGGCCGcgaaaaaattgttcactgggttcagtattcaaattttttagctACGGAAAGACGTTGATTTTCCAATGGTTTACCATCGCTGTAAAAatctctgttttattttaaggAAATCATGAGTACTACACTAGTGATGTTGAGAACTGGTTTGAATTCCTAGAATCAGTTGGTATGTATGAGTTGTATTCGTTTGTGTATTTTAATACCAACAATTTTTAGGGTTTTTATACAGTAAAAATGTTTCCAGCCTGtcatatcaatattttcaaatgccAACGGGGCTACTGTTTTATTAATCATTGTTACATAAAGCTGTTAGTTCTTCAGTAATTCTAGTGGTAGTAGTAGTTCTTATTAAACAAATATGGTAAACATTGAGCTTTTTCTCCGTTTATCATCTTGGGTAAGGTGAAGATAACAAAACATTTCAATAGTTCATATGGGTTGTTTGTGGGAAGCTATAAATGTTGGTTATATATCCTACCATTCACATGCCCAACATATTCACTCACGTGTGTTGTAATAAGCATTGTGAATTGTGATGTGTTATTATGTATATGCTGACTGATTGTACTCCTATTATATAAATCTATGCATTTGTcatttgtatattatatttagGATTTCATATACTTCACAATTCCAATGTAAAGGTTCAttcaaagcaaaataaaaaagattggtTTTGTATGCTCGGAGTGGATGACAAGGAGGCACAGATGATGGGGTGGGTACTGTGGAAAAATACCCATAGCTGAATATTAGTTTGTTACTGCAATATTTTCGAACAATTAATTTggcaattattttaatatttattcacatTTTCCTGCATTTCATCATGTAATTATGTAATTATGGCGTCTTCCTCCATTTAAATCCTGTGCATCTAGAAATATCAACTAATTCGCTATTCCCATTCAAAATCTGCACCAGCAACTAAACTTATAATCTGACATATGATTGAGTCGAATTCCGTCTTTCCATCTGACCTGGTTAAATGAGACAAAATCTGATACTTTATCATCTGATATTTTAGTTGAttttgtgctttatttatcacTATTTgcttgaaataaattatacagGATTAGATACGAAGGACATGGTGTCGATCTCAAAAAAGCATATTCTGGATGTGATGACAAACATGCGTCTATATTAGTTGCTCATCAACCAAATGTAGCAAAAGAAGCATTGGATTCGCAATTTCCCATTCAACTTGTGTTATCAGGTTAGTTCTGGGTTGTATGAAGATAATTATTTTACTGTACAATCAAATCTGTGGGTGGGCCGGCCTACTACCCTACgcaggatgtaataaattgtgtaGGCAATAACAAATTGGAACAATTCTGGTCTGTCCAAGATATactatatatgtataaaaaaaattcgaatataGTTGTTTGTCTAATCAAAATCTTATCTTTCAAAAGTCTGAAATTAAATCAtgaattttcataaattgtTGTTAAAACAGGATTAGCACAATTGGCCCATAGTGTTTAATTCGAAGTGATATCATGGATCTTATCAAATTTGGGGCGATACTAGACCTGAAAGTTAATCAGTATGTTATTGTTTTTCCTGGTGCTTACTGGATACTCCCTAGATACTGGAtactgtctttgttagccaagtgaatataccccctgcccataggcttccgtccctttacacaacttgatgtaaagtaagcaaacaaaattagttacctccatattggtacacacacttcttgaGCGCCGCTCACTGAGCATGACAGTCCTGATTAACTGTATTACTTCATTGGGCTGGATCTTTGTCTAGTTTTATGTTGGTGTTCTTGTGTGTGAACGAACAAAAGTTGAGGTACTAGTGAGGAATTTGGCGAAGAAAAAATATGGGTATTCCTATTTTGAAATCGGGATTAATTTCTTTGTTAAGAGTTTACGACCCCATTTACTTTATTCAGGTCACACCCACGCAGGACAATTTTATCCAACAGCGTTAGTTGTGTATCTGGGAAATGCTTACTTTTATGGATTATATCAATATGATGCTACAAGCTACGTCTATGTAAGCCAAGGTGTATTTTATTATGGATGGCCAATGAGAATAGGTAGTCATTGTGAAATAACAGAAATAACTTTGATATCATCTTAAATATCAGGATTTTTTTAAACTACCAGCATACTTTTCATTATGCATTTAATTACAGCACAGTAGAGTTCTTGACCACCTATTATAGTCATTGTGTTATATTGTAAGTCGTTCAAATTTTTGTCTGTTGTATGtacaaaaacttttttatcatGCTTCAAGCTAGGAATCGGGCAGATAAGTTTCtatatttgagaaaaaatttcaattctcatttttatttctgtatCTATAATATGAGTAAATATACTGGTGAATAAGATTGGATATGAGGTCGAGTGTATAACTCAATTCACACAAGCTGGATACTTCCGTATTGTTAATTCCACTATCTTTCGAATGTGGAATTTCTTCACTGAATTCCAACTGTGGTTTCACTCTTGGGCATAATAATTAAGTGGGATCATGCTGAGGTCACTGGTATGTCCAACCTTCAAACAATGCACCATACCGATCAATAGTCATCAACTCataaacgagatagcgatcagatcCTCTACTCCGATT from Styela clava chromosome 12, kaStyClav1.hap1.2, whole genome shotgun sequence includes the following:
- the LOC120330030 gene encoding transmembrane protein with metallophosphoesterase domain-like, with product MPEKRPLYGIICGYRHFTALAICISFFAIEGYLFSSVSGKTKYYLYKVHILIFVEVMFYQFSKLVWKELDKLCPEVFCAEKVWRGMVASFLFVAHLGPFCTFYMSKDPTMLGVMAWTSFAALLILSLSLGFFGALFRILNRCGMSGTAIAGICQGRLRSGICVLFTALYIWTGYLNATTPPVIIRASIPIAKLPASMNGTKIALLSDIHLGPTVGFSMMENAVKITNSIKPDIVVLAGDLTDGTVEELREAALPLKDLDAPSGSFFVTGNHEYYTSDVENWFEFLESVGFHILHNSNVKVHSKQNKKDWFCMLGVDDKEAQMMGIRYEGHGVDLKKAYSGCDDKHASILVAHQPNVAKEALDSQFPIQLVLSGHTHAGQFYPTALVVYLGNAYFYGLYQYDATSYVYVSQGVFYYGWPMRIGSHCEITEITLISS